A region from the Clavibacter sp. A6099 genome encodes:
- a CDS encoding DUF3107 domain-containing protein translates to MEIRIGLVNTARELSFSTKQTPEEVQRTVTDAVRDSSPFISFTDDKGATHLAVTAHLAYVELGSADAPRIGFVR, encoded by the coding sequence GTGGAAATCCGAATCGGCCTCGTCAACACCGCCCGCGAGCTCTCCTTCAGCACCAAGCAGACGCCCGAGGAGGTCCAGCGGACCGTCACGGACGCCGTCCGCGACTCCTCCCCCTTCATCTCCTTCACGGACGACAAGGGCGCCACGCACCTCGCCGTCACCGCCCACCTCGCCTACGTGGAGCTCGGCAGCGCCGACGCCCCGCGCATCGGCTTCGTCCGCTAG
- a CDS encoding DEAD/DEAH box helicase translates to MTFTELNIDEDMVQALADHGILEPFPIQEQTIPLALSGQDIIGQAKTGTGKTFGFGLPLIQRLGLTPEPGVQALVVVPTRELAVQVTEDLQIATKHRATTVVSIYGGKAYEGQIEQLKAGAQIVVGTPGRLLDLVGQRLLSLQNVREMVLDEADKMLDLGFLSDIERLFAQTPAVRHTMLFSATMPGPIVALARRFMTKPIHIRATDPDEGLMQANIRHLVYRAHNMDKDEVIGRILQAEGRGKTVIFTRTKRAAARLVEELNDRGFNAAAVHGDLNQEQRERAMAAFKAGKKDILIATDVAARGIDVLDVTHVINHTIPEDDKAYLHRVGRTGRAGKTGIAVTFVDWDDLHKWALINRALEFGQPEPTETYSSSPHLYTDLDIPAGSKGRLRATPTVNPDGTPRERPGSRGADSGRDGGRGGSRDGGRGGDRGGDRSGGRSSSAFSSTGGGDRDRSRSRSTSTASATAPADATATIGSEQPNTAGGHDAPHADGQTRPRSRNRRRRSGGDRPTATS, encoded by the coding sequence GTGACTTTCACCGAACTGAACATCGACGAGGACATGGTGCAGGCGCTCGCCGACCACGGCATCCTCGAACCCTTCCCCATCCAGGAGCAGACCATCCCCCTGGCGCTCTCCGGCCAGGACATCATCGGCCAGGCCAAGACGGGCACCGGCAAGACCTTCGGCTTCGGCCTCCCGCTCATCCAGCGGCTCGGCCTCACCCCCGAGCCCGGCGTGCAGGCGCTCGTCGTCGTGCCGACGCGCGAGCTCGCCGTCCAGGTCACCGAGGACCTCCAGATCGCCACCAAGCACCGCGCCACCACGGTCGTCTCCATCTACGGCGGCAAGGCGTACGAGGGTCAGATCGAGCAGCTCAAGGCCGGCGCGCAGATCGTCGTCGGCACGCCGGGCCGTCTCCTCGACCTCGTGGGCCAGCGCCTGCTCTCGCTCCAGAACGTGCGCGAGATGGTGCTCGACGAGGCCGACAAGATGCTCGACCTCGGCTTCCTCTCCGACATCGAGAGGCTCTTCGCGCAGACCCCCGCCGTGCGCCACACGATGCTGTTCTCGGCCACCATGCCGGGGCCGATCGTCGCGCTCGCCCGCCGCTTCATGACGAAGCCGATCCACATCCGCGCGACGGACCCCGACGAGGGCCTCATGCAGGCGAACATCCGCCACCTCGTCTACCGCGCCCACAACATGGACAAGGACGAGGTCATCGGCCGCATCCTCCAGGCCGAGGGCCGCGGCAAGACCGTGATCTTCACGCGCACCAAGCGCGCCGCCGCCCGCCTCGTCGAGGAGCTCAACGACCGCGGCTTCAACGCCGCCGCCGTGCACGGCGACCTCAACCAGGAGCAGCGCGAGCGCGCGATGGCCGCGTTCAAGGCCGGCAAGAAGGACATCCTCATCGCCACAGACGTCGCGGCACGCGGCATCGACGTCCTCGACGTCACCCACGTGATCAACCACACCATCCCCGAGGACGACAAGGCGTACCTGCACCGCGTCGGCCGCACGGGCCGGGCCGGCAAGACCGGCATCGCGGTCACCTTCGTCGACTGGGACGACCTGCACAAGTGGGCGCTCATCAACCGCGCCCTCGAGTTCGGCCAGCCCGAGCCCACCGAGACGTACTCGTCCTCGCCGCACCTCTACACCGACCTCGACATCCCGGCCGGATCCAAGGGCCGACTCCGCGCGACCCCGACGGTCAACCCCGACGGCACCCCGCGCGAGCGCCCGGGCAGCCGCGGCGCCGACTCGGGCCGCGACGGCGGACGCGGCGGGAGCCGGGACGGCGGACGCGGCGGCGACCGGGGCGGCGACCGCTCGGGCGGCCGATCCTCCTCGGCCTTCTCCTCCACCGGCGGCGGGGACCGCGACCGCTCGCGCAGCCGCAGCACGTCGACCGCCTCGGCCACCGCGCCCGCGGACGCCACCGCGACGATCGGCAGCGAGCAGCCGAACACGGCGGGCGGCCACGACGCGCCCCACGCCGACGGCCAGACCCGCCCGCGCTCGCGCAACCGCCGTCGCCGCTCGGGCGGCGACCGCCCGACCGCCACGTCCTAG
- a CDS encoding ATP-dependent helicase, producing the protein MISARRIAEALDLPSPTEQQRRVIESPLEPGLVVAGAGSGKTETMASRVVWLLANGHVGVEEILGLTFTRKAAGELGVRIRARIEQLQQAGLAAVPADAFATPTVQTYNAFANGIFRDSATLIGREAESVVLTEASAWQLARRLVVESTDPRLLELGRGVDPITQAVISLSRALSENVADPAEVVRLAGSFTGLAELPFGSARIRKAPAAEAVAAVGALPPLVDLAVRFQEEKTRRGLVEYSDQVAFALAICERVPQVVAEHRKRFRVVLLDEYQDTSVVQTRLLSTLFGGTPVMAVGDPHQSIYGWRGASAANLARFGADFAPAGASAADVPVYALSTSWRNPASVLGAANRIVEPLTAASRIPVAGLEPRPDAGDGRLDVAYEETVADEAAATAAWFADRLRQTGSDGRPRSAAMLCRSLKTIEPFTTALADRGVPFRVLGLGGLLDQPAVVDLVCVLRVLHDPTAGSELVRLLTGARWRIGTKDVHALGRVASWLMSRDHAQKPLAEEVRDGLRASVVPDEVGSVVDALDFVVDARDGHTALAGFSAEGLARLRAAGRQLQVLRSRVGLDLVDLVTVVQQELLLDIEVAANETDPLGRASLEAFTEQVAGYLQGDSAGTLGPFLAWLAEAERRDNLAPRTEEPEPGTVQILTIHGSKGLEWDVVAVPRMVDGELPGTLREKRGWVAFGALPFEFRGDSAELPSLAWRGALTQKEFAEAMEAFGEELEERNAAEQRRLAYVAITRTRSDLLLSGSFWSTQQKPRGPGAFLREIQQVGLIAPDALPEAPELEENPLEPGSARVAWPLPPLGPREARVRAAAEAVADADPDAKTVWTRDIDLLLAERDARARDAELVDLPTRIPASRFKDFVSDPAGVAARLRRPMPERPYRQTRLGTLFHGWVEARYGPAGTADVIDASGVELDADPTEPPVEQEDLDRLRGIFEASEWASRKPEEVEVEIHMELAGQVVICKIDAVFLIDGRYRVVDWKTGRTPKDAADLELKQLQLALYRLAFAKWRGIDPDLIDAEFYFVADDRSLKPERLYSEEDLVALWSGARTPESSRAPSGETVG; encoded by the coding sequence ATGATCAGCGCCCGCCGCATCGCGGAGGCGCTCGACCTGCCGAGCCCCACCGAGCAGCAGCGGCGCGTCATCGAGTCGCCGCTCGAACCCGGCCTCGTGGTCGCGGGCGCCGGCAGCGGCAAGACGGAGACCATGGCGAGCCGGGTGGTCTGGCTACTCGCCAACGGGCACGTGGGGGTCGAGGAGATCCTCGGGCTCACCTTCACGCGCAAGGCGGCGGGGGAGCTCGGGGTGCGGATCCGCGCCCGCATCGAGCAGCTGCAGCAGGCCGGGCTCGCGGCCGTGCCCGCGGACGCGTTCGCCACGCCGACCGTGCAGACCTACAACGCGTTCGCCAACGGCATCTTCCGCGACAGCGCCACCCTCATCGGCCGCGAGGCGGAGTCGGTCGTGCTCACGGAGGCGTCCGCGTGGCAGCTCGCGCGTCGGCTCGTCGTCGAGAGCACCGACCCGCGGCTGCTCGAGCTGGGCCGCGGGGTGGATCCGATCACGCAGGCCGTCATCTCCCTCAGCCGCGCGCTGAGCGAGAACGTCGCCGACCCGGCCGAGGTCGTGCGCCTCGCCGGCTCGTTCACGGGCCTCGCGGAGCTGCCGTTCGGATCCGCCCGCATCAGGAAGGCGCCGGCGGCCGAGGCGGTCGCCGCCGTCGGCGCGCTGCCGCCGCTCGTCGACCTCGCGGTGCGGTTCCAGGAGGAGAAGACCCGGCGCGGGCTCGTGGAGTACAGCGACCAGGTCGCGTTCGCGCTCGCCATCTGCGAGCGCGTGCCGCAGGTCGTCGCCGAGCACCGGAAGCGCTTCCGCGTCGTGCTGCTCGACGAGTACCAGGACACCTCCGTCGTCCAGACCCGGCTCCTCTCGACCCTGTTCGGCGGCACGCCCGTCATGGCGGTGGGGGATCCGCACCAGTCCATCTACGGGTGGCGCGGCGCGAGCGCGGCGAACCTCGCGCGCTTCGGCGCCGACTTCGCACCCGCCGGCGCATCCGCCGCAGACGTGCCCGTCTACGCGCTCTCCACCAGCTGGCGGAACCCGGCGTCGGTGCTCGGCGCGGCGAACCGCATCGTCGAGCCGCTGACCGCGGCCTCCCGGATCCCGGTCGCGGGCCTCGAGCCCCGGCCCGACGCGGGCGACGGCCGCCTCGACGTCGCCTACGAGGAGACCGTCGCCGACGAGGCCGCCGCGACCGCCGCGTGGTTCGCCGACCGGCTGCGGCAGACCGGATCCGACGGCCGCCCCCGCTCGGCCGCCATGCTCTGCCGATCACTCAAGACCATCGAGCCGTTCACCACGGCGCTCGCCGACCGCGGCGTGCCGTTCCGCGTGCTCGGCCTCGGCGGCCTGCTCGACCAGCCTGCCGTGGTGGACCTCGTGTGCGTCCTCCGCGTGCTCCACGACCCCACCGCGGGCAGCGAGCTCGTGCGGCTCCTCACCGGCGCGCGCTGGCGCATCGGCACGAAGGACGTGCACGCGCTCGGACGCGTCGCCTCCTGGCTCATGTCACGGGATCACGCGCAGAAGCCGCTCGCCGAGGAGGTGCGCGACGGCCTCCGGGCCTCCGTGGTGCCGGACGAGGTCGGGTCCGTCGTCGACGCGCTCGACTTCGTCGTCGACGCCCGCGACGGCCACACCGCGCTCGCCGGGTTCAGCGCGGAGGGCCTCGCGCGCCTCCGGGCCGCCGGGCGCCAACTGCAGGTGCTGCGCTCTCGGGTGGGGCTCGACCTGGTCGACCTCGTCACGGTGGTCCAGCAGGAGCTGCTGCTCGACATCGAGGTCGCCGCCAACGAGACGGATCCGCTCGGCCGCGCGAGCCTCGAGGCGTTCACCGAGCAGGTCGCCGGCTACCTCCAGGGCGACTCCGCAGGCACGCTCGGCCCGTTCCTCGCGTGGCTCGCCGAAGCCGAGCGGCGCGACAACCTGGCGCCGCGCACCGAGGAGCCGGAGCCCGGAACGGTGCAGATCCTCACGATCCACGGTTCCAAGGGCCTCGAGTGGGACGTCGTGGCCGTGCCGCGCATGGTCGACGGCGAGCTGCCCGGCACGCTCCGGGAGAAGCGCGGCTGGGTCGCGTTCGGCGCCCTGCCGTTCGAGTTCCGCGGCGACTCCGCCGAGCTGCCGTCGCTCGCCTGGCGCGGCGCCCTGACGCAGAAGGAGTTCGCCGAGGCGATGGAGGCGTTCGGCGAGGAGCTCGAGGAGCGCAACGCCGCAGAGCAGCGGCGCCTCGCGTACGTCGCGATCACGCGCACGCGATCCGACCTGCTGCTGAGCGGGTCGTTCTGGTCCACGCAGCAGAAGCCGCGCGGACCGGGCGCGTTCCTCCGCGAGATCCAGCAGGTCGGCCTCATCGCACCCGACGCGCTGCCCGAGGCGCCCGAGCTGGAGGAGAACCCCCTCGAGCCCGGATCCGCGCGCGTCGCCTGGCCGCTGCCGCCTCTCGGCCCGCGCGAGGCCCGCGTGCGCGCGGCCGCCGAGGCCGTGGCCGATGCGGATCCGGACGCGAAGACCGTCTGGACCCGCGACATCGACCTGCTCCTCGCCGAGCGTGACGCCCGCGCCAGGGACGCCGAGCTCGTCGACCTGCCCACGCGCATCCCGGCGTCCCGCTTCAAGGACTTCGTGAGCGACCCCGCTGGCGTCGCCGCGCGCCTGCGCCGCCCCATGCCCGAGCGCCCGTACCGGCAGACCCGGCTCGGCACGCTCTTCCACGGCTGGGTCGAGGCGCGCTACGGACCCGCGGGCACGGCCGACGTCATCGACGCGTCCGGGGTGGAGCTCGACGCGGATCCGACCGAGCCGCCCGTGGAGCAGGAGGACCTCGACCGGCTGCGCGGCATCTTCGAGGCGAGCGAGTGGGCCTCCAGGAAGCCGGAGGAGGTCGAGGTCGAGATCCACATGGAGCTCGCCGGCCAGGTCGTCATCTGCAAGATCGACGCGGTGTTCCTCATCGACGGCCGCTACAGGGTCGTCGACTGGAAGACCGGCCGGACCCCGAAGGACGCGGCCGACCTCGAGCTCAAGCAGCTCCAGCTCGCGCTCTACCGCCTCGCGTTCGCGAAGTGGCGAGGCATCGACCCCGATCTCATCGACGCCGAGTTCTACTTCGTCGCGGACGACCGCTCTCTGAAGCCGGAGCGGCTCTACTCCGAGGAGGACCTCGTGGCGCTCTGGTCGGGCGCGCGCACGCCGGAGTCGTCGCGTGCGCCGTCGGGGGAGACCGTGGGCTGA
- a CDS encoding ferritin-like fold-containing protein — translation MFGRRSTTIEAPRVRSRGESKRRSPATTVSVDDFSPDTLRFLGAVAYLQLTVFETLSRAVAEAPDLAGKEAVSTAAGIALGKHQALAAEIKRQDGDPSVVMEPHRAAFDRFTATVAGADWYECLLSAYITTGLLDDFFVRLASGLPSDQRQRVVVLLSSGVGQQGIVHAVRAGIRRDPRLASRLAMWGRRLVGDTLLVAGTAMRASLADPDDARVHLEPVFAGIITAHTRRMDALGLTA, via the coding sequence ATGTTCGGACGCCGGTCGACGACGATCGAGGCGCCCCGGGTCAGGTCCCGCGGCGAGTCGAAGCGTCGATCCCCGGCGACGACCGTGAGCGTGGACGACTTCTCGCCCGACACCCTCCGCTTCCTCGGGGCCGTCGCCTACCTGCAGCTCACGGTCTTCGAGACCCTCTCTCGCGCGGTCGCCGAGGCGCCGGACCTCGCCGGCAAGGAGGCCGTCTCGACCGCCGCCGGCATCGCGCTCGGCAAGCACCAGGCGCTCGCCGCGGAGATCAAGCGGCAGGACGGCGACCCGAGCGTCGTCATGGAGCCGCACCGCGCCGCGTTCGACCGGTTCACCGCCACCGTCGCGGGCGCCGACTGGTACGAGTGCCTCCTCTCCGCCTACATCACCACGGGTCTGCTCGACGACTTCTTCGTGCGCCTCGCCTCCGGGCTGCCGTCGGACCAGCGCCAGCGCGTCGTCGTGCTGCTGTCGTCGGGCGTGGGACAGCAGGGCATCGTCCACGCGGTGCGCGCCGGGATCCGCCGCGATCCGCGACTCGCGTCGCGCCTCGCCATGTGGGGCCGCCGTCTCGTCGGCGACACGCTGCTCGTCGCGGGCACGGCGATGCGCGCATCCCTCGCCGACCCGGACGACGCGCGCGTGCACCTCGAGCCCGTCTTCGCGGGGATCATCACGGCCCACACCCGTCGGATGGACGCGCTCGGGCTCACGGCCTGA
- a CDS encoding ATP-dependent helicase: MTIRGFRQPPASAAGGEVPAVELDPSQRAVVELPVGVSAAVIGAPGSGRTTTLRELVAERILVQGLDPAEVLVLAPSRAAATRLRDELALRVGVPTLGPLARTATSVAFEVLARRAAETGTEPPRLLTGAEQDQIIADLLAGHEELGTGPAWPDPLGVEVRRLRAFRTELRELLMRATEEGVRPDALAELGRAHDVPEWIAAAEFAREYEDVVDSFRGDHLDSAELLAEAVLLVSRGEALTGIRLVVADDLHEATVATLSLLRALAARGADVIAFGDPDVAAATFRGAEASALGRLSTVLGLPGLRTLVLDRVHRQPPALRALTSAVTARIGAAGAGRQRQAGSAPGLLDDADPIQVIEAPTRALELARLARRLREEHLLGGVPWARMVVLVRSGSLVPQVARSLATAEVPTRTAVAGRALRDDLAALALIRAVDVVLGRVPLTPDIAAELATGPLGGLDGVQLRRLRLAMRQEELAGDGHRSSDELLVEALAAPGRLETLDLAPARRLGRLARTLQGARELASADGTIEELLWHLWEGSKLAKPWFEQALQTGIVADQANRDLDGVVALFTAARRFVERNPGRPASDFVEELLGAEVPEDTLSPQPLADTVLVATPSAVVGAGYEVVAVAALQEGVWPNLRLRGSLLHPQRLSAVARGLDRADVDERAEVLGDELRMLALAVSRASRVVVLSATANDEEAPSPFLRLVPPAPGLAEAEAGAEAGRVAKDAPAALRIRPDHPLSLRGLVGALRRELAVVHRDAVLLDDGRVVSGDRTARRTADATRERGLAAASALARLAAEGVTGADPAEWYGLREPSTTEPVVDLTDPEARVPVSPSRLEAFERSPLNWFIDQASGGSTSTAMGIGTIVHAVMEEASLDPEADLRPPALEERLDERWGELPFESPWVGERERRQAGELIAGVSGYLRDFEARGGRMLAAEGGFELEVGVARLRGKIDRIELTEEGRVVIVDLKTGRHFPTRAEIPAHAQLGSYQLAYVEGSLEQVPAGTPSGGAKLLYVSGGTRGLPYRELPQEPLTREELDGFRARIAEAAEGMAGATFDGTPDLGERDPGSARRYRIHLVRAVSA; encoded by the coding sequence GTGACCATCAGGGGATTCCGCCAGCCGCCAGCCTCCGCCGCCGGCGGCGAGGTCCCCGCGGTGGAGCTGGACCCGTCGCAGCGCGCCGTCGTGGAGCTGCCCGTGGGGGTCAGCGCCGCCGTCATCGGGGCGCCGGGCTCGGGCCGCACCACGACGCTGCGGGAGCTCGTCGCGGAGCGGATCCTCGTGCAGGGCCTCGACCCCGCCGAGGTGCTGGTGCTCGCGCCGTCGCGCGCGGCCGCCACGCGCCTGCGCGACGAGCTCGCGCTCCGTGTGGGCGTGCCCACGCTCGGGCCGCTCGCGCGCACCGCCACGTCCGTCGCCTTCGAGGTGCTCGCGCGCCGCGCCGCCGAGACGGGCACCGAGCCGCCCCGGCTCCTCACGGGCGCCGAGCAGGACCAGATCATCGCCGACCTCCTCGCCGGGCACGAGGAGCTGGGCACCGGGCCCGCGTGGCCGGATCCGCTCGGCGTCGAGGTGCGGCGGCTGCGGGCCTTCCGCACCGAGCTGCGCGAGCTGCTCATGCGCGCCACCGAGGAGGGCGTGCGGCCGGACGCCCTCGCCGAGCTCGGTCGCGCGCACGACGTGCCCGAGTGGATCGCCGCGGCCGAGTTCGCCCGCGAGTACGAGGACGTCGTCGACTCCTTCCGCGGCGACCACCTCGACAGCGCCGAGCTGCTCGCCGAGGCCGTGCTGCTCGTGTCGCGGGGCGAGGCGCTCACGGGGATCCGGCTCGTGGTCGCCGACGACCTGCACGAGGCCACCGTCGCGACGCTCTCCCTCCTCCGGGCGCTCGCGGCGCGCGGCGCGGACGTCATCGCGTTCGGCGACCCGGACGTCGCGGCGGCCACCTTCCGCGGGGCGGAGGCGTCGGCTCTCGGCCGCCTCTCCACCGTGCTCGGGCTGCCCGGCCTCCGCACGCTCGTGCTCGACCGGGTGCACCGGCAGCCGCCCGCGCTCCGGGCGCTCACCTCGGCCGTCACGGCGCGCATCGGCGCGGCGGGCGCGGGGCGGCAGCGGCAGGCGGGATCCGCGCCGGGCCTCCTCGACGACGCCGACCCCATCCAGGTCATCGAGGCGCCGACGCGCGCCCTGGAGCTCGCCCGCCTCGCGCGCCGGCTCCGCGAGGAGCACCTGCTGGGCGGAGTGCCGTGGGCGCGCATGGTCGTGCTCGTGCGCTCCGGATCCCTCGTGCCCCAGGTCGCCCGCAGCCTCGCGACAGCCGAGGTGCCCACGCGCACGGCCGTCGCCGGGCGCGCCCTCCGCGACGATCTCGCCGCGCTCGCCCTCATCCGCGCCGTCGACGTCGTGCTCGGCCGGGTGCCGCTCACGCCGGACATCGCGGCGGAGCTCGCCACGGGTCCGCTCGGCGGGCTCGACGGGGTCCAGCTCCGGCGGCTCCGGCTCGCGATGCGCCAGGAGGAGCTCGCGGGCGACGGGCACCGCTCGAGCGACGAGCTGCTCGTCGAGGCGCTCGCCGCGCCCGGCCGGCTCGAGACGCTCGACCTCGCGCCCGCGCGCCGGCTCGGCCGGCTCGCCCGCACGCTGCAGGGGGCTCGCGAGCTGGCATCCGCCGACGGCACCATCGAGGAGCTGCTCTGGCACCTGTGGGAGGGCTCGAAGCTGGCGAAGCCGTGGTTCGAGCAGGCGCTGCAGACGGGCATCGTCGCCGACCAGGCGAACCGCGACCTCGACGGCGTGGTCGCGCTCTTCACGGCCGCGCGGCGGTTCGTCGAGCGGAACCCGGGCCGGCCCGCGTCGGACTTCGTGGAGGAGCTGCTCGGCGCCGAGGTGCCCGAGGACACGCTCTCGCCGCAGCCGCTCGCCGACACCGTGCTGGTCGCCACGCCGTCCGCGGTGGTGGGCGCCGGCTACGAGGTCGTCGCGGTCGCGGCGCTCCAGGAGGGCGTGTGGCCGAACCTGCGGCTGCGCGGATCCCTGCTGCACCCCCAGCGCCTCTCGGCCGTCGCGCGCGGACTCGATCGGGCGGACGTCGACGAGCGCGCCGAGGTCCTCGGCGACGAGCTGCGGATGCTCGCGCTCGCCGTCTCCCGCGCGTCCCGCGTAGTGGTGCTCAGCGCCACCGCCAACGACGAGGAGGCGCCGTCGCCGTTCCTCCGCCTCGTGCCGCCCGCGCCCGGCCTCGCCGAGGCGGAGGCCGGCGCCGAGGCGGGTCGGGTGGCGAAGGACGCGCCCGCCGCGCTGAGGATCCGCCCGGACCACCCGCTGTCGCTCCGCGGGCTCGTCGGCGCGCTCCGTCGCGAGCTCGCGGTCGTGCACCGCGACGCCGTGCTCCTCGACGACGGCCGCGTCGTCTCGGGCGACCGCACGGCCCGGCGCACGGCCGACGCCACCCGCGAGCGCGGCCTCGCCGCGGCGTCCGCCCTCGCGCGCCTCGCGGCGGAGGGCGTGACGGGCGCGGATCCGGCCGAGTGGTACGGGCTGCGCGAGCCCTCCACCACCGAGCCCGTCGTCGACCTGACCGACCCCGAGGCCCGCGTGCCCGTGTCGCCCTCGCGCCTGGAGGCCTTCGAGCGCTCGCCGCTCAACTGGTTCATCGACCAGGCGTCCGGCGGATCCACCAGCACGGCCATGGGCATCGGCACGATCGTGCACGCCGTCATGGAGGAGGCCAGCCTCGACCCCGAGGCGGACCTCCGCCCGCCCGCCCTCGAGGAGCGCCTCGACGAGCGGTGGGGCGAGCTGCCCTTCGAATCGCCCTGGGTGGGCGAGCGCGAACGACGGCAGGCCGGCGAGCTCATCGCGGGCGTCAGCGGCTACCTGCGCGACTTCGAGGCCCGCGGCGGGCGGATGCTCGCGGCCGAGGGCGGCTTCGAGCTCGAGGTGGGCGTCGCGCGCCTCCGCGGGAAGATCGACCGCATCGAGCTGACGGAGGAGGGCCGCGTGGTCATCGTGGACCTCAAGACCGGCCGGCACTTCCCGACCCGCGCCGAGATCCCCGCGCACGCGCAGCTCGGCTCCTACCAGCTGGCGTACGTGGAGGGCTCGCTCGAGCAGGTGCCCGCGGGCACGCCGTCCGGCGGCGCGAAGCTGCTCTACGTGTCGGGTGGCACGCGCGGCCTGCCCTACCGCGAGCTGCCGCAGGAGCCGCTCACACGCGAGGAGCTCGACGGGTTCCGCGCGCGCATCGCCGAGGCGGCCGAGGGCATGGCCGGCGCGACCTTCGACGGCACTCCGGACCTGGGGGAGCGGGATCCGGGATCGGCCAGGCGGTACCGCATCCACCTCGTGCGGGCGGTGTCGGCGTGA